Genomic window (bacterium):
ATGTTTATTCACCGATATTCAGCCAAATTGGCCCTTCCAGATTTATGCCGGCGATCTGGACATTGGTCTCATCAAAGAACGAAAGAAAGAGGTCCCGCAAAACTCCTGGTTTGTTTCGGATGCTTCCCATGCGCCTTTCATCAGCCAGTATTTCGATGCGCTTTTCCTGGGCGAAATCATTGAACATATCAGTGATCCCGTTCCTGTACTGAGAGAATGGAAAAGGGTCCTTAAGCCTGGTGGAGTCTTGATCCTGACGACACCCAATCGCGAGCGGCTTCTCGCAAAAGTGGAAGGCAGAGAACGTCCCTATTCGCCGGATCATCTGCATGAATTCTCCTATCGTGAATTGCGGGATGATGTGCTGCCCCGTTCCGGATTTACTGTGATTGATAGCCGTGGTATCTACCTGGAATTGCTGTTAAACTGGCTGAGCGGCAATCCTCGAAGAGACTATTTGCAGGCGGAATGGAACAAAGAGGCGTATGTTCCGCTGATGAAATTCTTTAACCGCATGGGGACCTTATTTCCACAATATTCGCTGGATTTGATATTTGTATGTCGAAACGATTGATGCTCCCTCTTCTGATTTTGTTTCTTTCATTTACATCCCTGAATGCGGAACCATTGCCATTGCGACCCAAACCGCACGAAGGCTATGAAGTGAAGGATGGAAAGATCTACTTCAGACGAGGAAATGCCGGGATCATTTTAGAAGTGGCGAATTCACAGATCATTGAAAAGTATTACATCGATCGCGGAGCACAAATCGAGAATCCATTTGCGCGGTTAGGCGGTGATGTGCAAAACGGCGCAATTTTCCTTGTTACTCTGTTAAACCGTACGAACGGATCTCTCACCTTTACTCCGCGATATGTGGTTGGAAGAATCAAAACAGAAGCGTTCTTTCCGCTGGACTCTCTGACCATGATGGAAGTGTTTGAAGATATGGACGCCCGCAAGCGAAAAATTTTGGAAAAGTCGATTTTTCATACACCAGAGCTGCTTCAGCCAGGTATGGTCGTTTCGAAGTTTCTGATTTTTCCGGCCTTGCCTAAGAAGTTTGAGGATATCCGGCTCCAGTTCGATTATCTATATTTTGAAAATGCAGAAATAAAATCGGATTTTTTCTTTACCACGAAAGAAGTTGAATGATCGCGGGATCCTTGTCTAAATTCCTGCTAGTCGCACTCCTTCTTTTCTCTTACTTCGCAGAGACTCCCGTTTCCCCGGAAACGAAAGTCGTTGTGTTGGGCATAGCTCAGGATGGTGGCATTCCACACATCGGATGCTCTCAGGAAATCTGCAGGACACAAAAACATTTTGTAAGCTCGCTTGCGATCGTTCAAGACGAGAACATTTTTCTCATTGATGCAACTCCCGATCTGCGGGATCAATACTCGGAGCTCATCAGGCGATACCCGAAAGTCACAAAGAAGAATCTTTTTGACGGAATCTTCTTAACGCATGCGCACATGGGACACTACACGGGCTTGCTTTATCTCGGAAAAGAGTCCGTTTCGACGAAAGAGGTTCCGGTTTATTGCAGCGAGGAAATGGCCCTGTATCTGAAGAGGAATGCGCCCTGGAGTTTGCTTGTTGACAACAAGAACATTGGCCTCAAGCCGTTTGCATCCGGATCCGCTTTGGACTTCGGTTTCAAAATTACACCGGTTGCTGTTCCGCATCGAAAGGAGTTTACCGATACCCATGGTTTTTTGATTCAAGGTCGTCAGAAGGCGCTGCTGTATATTCCGGATATCGATGCATGGGAGCCGGTGAAAGATTCCCTGGCGCAATGGCTCAAAACTGCGGACTTCGCTTTGCTCGATGGAACTTTCTATTCGGGTCAGGAATTGCCAGGCAGGGACATCAGACAGGTCCCCCATCCTACGATCGAGCATTCACTTATGTTTTTTAAGACATTGCCTGATTTCGGAGCAAAAATCTTCTTTACTCATTTGAATCACACCAATCCCGTTTTGAATTCTGGTTCCTCTGAATCTTCAAAGGTTACATCTGCCGGACACCTTGTTGCGGTTGACTGGCAGGAATTTACGCTCTAACATGTGAATCCTTTGTTGGAACACACATGAAAAAAAGTTTTGTCCTCGTCCTTGTTGTGCTTAGCCTGGCGCTTGGATATTTGAGCTTGAATGCCGGAACAGCAAAGAAGCTGGTAAGCATGCTGGCCCCGGGAAACGTTCGAAGCTCGAAGTTTTACGTCGAACAGGAAAGGAGCCTGGTTGCTCAGATTCTGCAACCTTCTCAGACTCAATCCAAACCGCAAACTGTTTCGCAAACTCAAACGCAAACTCAGACTCAGACTCAGACCCAAACTCAGACGTATT
Coding sequences:
- a CDS encoding MBL fold metallo-hydrolase, which gives rise to MIAGSLSKFLLVALLLFSYFAETPVSPETKVVVLGIAQDGGIPHIGCSQEICRTQKHFVSSLAIVQDENIFLIDATPDLRDQYSELIRRYPKVTKKNLFDGIFLTHAHMGHYTGLLYLGKESVSTKEVPVYCSEEMALYLKRNAPWSLLVDNKNIGLKPFASGSALDFGFKITPVAVPHRKEFTDTHGFLIQGRQKALLYIPDIDAWEPVKDSLAQWLKTADFALLDGTFYSGQELPGRDIRQVPHPTIEHSLMFFKTLPDFGAKIFFTHLNHTNPVLNSGSSESSKVTSAGHLVAVDWQEFTL
- a CDS encoding class I SAM-dependent methyltransferase, whose amino-acid sequence is MKSIRPVTHSFRLHDFQGGITADFDIRRKDYLFTVDIYSYLRQDHPETHLGWWAFPLEQGQNKVQVFVDFRTTSRDSVKLILNGEKISCVDSWVNPGYLFDPLQDLQLVLRNGNSRIQEIEHVIMKIDDPAVLKQFYARLHATGGYGTQLPFLPTMHFYKLDVLKSLFSKYIPAGGKALDLGCGRCLFTDIQPNWPFQIYAGDLDIGLIKERKKEVPQNSWFVSDASHAPFISQYFDALFLGEIIEHISDPVPVLREWKRVLKPGGVLILTTPNRERLLAKVEGRERPYSPDHLHEFSYRELRDDVLPRSGFTVIDSRGIYLELLLNWLSGNPRRDYLQAEWNKEAYVPLMKFFNRMGTLFPQYSLDLIFVCRND